The following are encoded in a window of Epilithonimonas zeae genomic DNA:
- a CDS encoding DUF1573 domain-containing protein codes for MKKILAGLFMTGAIAFASAQTISFDKTTFDYGNVKAGSDGHRFFTVKNTGDKPLILSEVKPSCGCTTPEWSKDPILPGKSAQIKVGYNTGIKGPFNKLIEVYSNDPANNRSVLYIKGNVEDLQGVNQEAKLVAAPSTVTATAKAESVPARTNAKKVAKKIETTAK; via the coding sequence ATGAAAAAGATTCTTGCAGGATTATTTATGACAGGAGCTATCGCTTTTGCATCTGCTCAAACAATCTCATTTGATAAAACAACTTTTGACTACGGAAACGTGAAAGCTGGATCAGATGGTCACAGATTTTTCACTGTAAAAAATACAGGAGACAAACCTCTTATTCTAAGCGAAGTAAAACCTTCTTGCGGATGTACAACGCCAGAGTGGAGCAAAGATCCAATCTTGCCAGGGAAATCTGCTCAAATCAAAGTTGGATATAATACAGGTATCAAAGGGCCTTTCAACAAATTGATCGAAGTTTATTCTAATGACCCTGCAAACAACAGATCCGTTCTATACATCAAAGGAAATGTAGAAGATTTGCAAGGTGTAAACCAAGAAGCTAAATTAGTTGCTGCACCTAGTACTGTAACAGCTACTGCAAAAGCTGAGTCTGTACCAGCAAGAACTAATGCAAAAAAAGTAGCAAAAAAAATAGAAACTACTGCTAAATAA
- a CDS encoding VanZ family protein — MRLFVNRYYPVFINVYTVWILYLLFFASFRYSPTILFEIKTVPFETINEYSTNVIKFDKIEAIKNILGNIILFIPYGFLGIIYPRLNQFKWLLLSFFLIINIVEFSQYYFKKGYADVDDVILNTFGAVIGFFIYKKWFIIKDK, encoded by the coding sequence ATGAGGTTGTTTGTTAATAGGTATTATCCTGTTTTTATTAATGTTTATACGGTTTGGATTTTATATCTCCTGTTTTTTGCATCTTTTCGTTATTCTCCAACCATTCTTTTTGAGATAAAAACTGTTCCATTTGAAACCATTAATGAGTATTCTACGAATGTGATCAAATTTGATAAAATAGAAGCTATAAAAAATATTTTAGGAAACATTATTTTATTTATTCCATATGGTTTTCTAGGTATTATTTATCCAAGACTAAATCAATTTAAATGGTTACTCTTATCATTTTTTCTAATAATTAACATTGTCGAGTTTTCTCAATATTATTTCAAAAAGGGTTATGCAGATGTAGATGATGTTATCCTTAATACTTTTGGCGCTGTAATTGGTTTTTTCATTTACAAAAAATGGTTTATCATCAAGGACAAATAA
- a CDS encoding DUF3467 domain-containing protein — translation MDNNQNQDPNNINIELNEVVAAGVYVNLALVNHSPSEFVLDFIQLMPGVQQAKVRSRVIVAPLHAKRVLAALQQNVANYEQQFGEIKEVEPFVLGGNNVQA, via the coding sequence ATGGACAATAATCAAAACCAAGATCCAAACAACATTAACATCGAACTTAATGAAGTTGTAGCAGCAGGAGTTTATGTGAACTTAGCTTTAGTAAATCACTCTCCATCAGAATTCGTATTGGATTTCATCCAATTGATGCCAGGTGTACAACAAGCGAAAGTAAGATCTAGAGTTATCGTAGCACCTCTTCACGCAAAAAGAGTTTTAGCTGCACTTCAGCAAAATGTTGCTAACTATGAGCAGCAGTTTGGTGAGATCAAAGAAGTTGAACCTTTCGTATTAGGAGGTAACAACGTTCAAGCTTAA
- a CDS encoding OmpA family protein: MRKLITLVFIILYQIINCQYRNSLYDNNQLNVSLRGGLDFPSYDNQTKFIDYKYNLNLGTSVDYYFNWIGLGIDFDYLKNTPKNTYPTENLYNGTIPLSNINLTENKVERLFLGVGPNFRYVINDNLSLAFKLKGGISNIKGGETSLTANNYNLNFHNGYNGKNILTGKGQIELNWFFSEYVGVNVGGYYIQHFNANDQVKNNSVAGYTPFSENNNQYHINPSNVEIRNNSFEHEIHSAGVFAGLTFRIPTVGSEPNYGLSVIARDKETGLILPDTFVELFKNGKRVYFARTNSQGVAFFKNIKPDNYEIKGNLYNIDLISNKADKDEFVRNSTIKKEISTDAEMFFVKGQVNICNSKNPLRDVTVVIKNNETEIYHEIKTDVDGKFYFKADKNSTYNIYGKKGNYFSQTETVTSKKVDRSNTLFLNLQVCMEETTCGKPINLKNIHYDLDKYFIHEDAKAELNKLVQFMKDNPKINVELSSHTDSRASDDYNKTLSQNRANAAVDYLVSKGINKSRLKPIGYGETKLLNKCSNGIDCAESQHQLNRRTEMKVICP; encoded by the coding sequence ATGAGAAAATTAATTACTTTAGTTTTTATCATTTTGTACCAGATTATCAACTGTCAATACAGGAATTCTTTATACGATAATAATCAGTTGAATGTTTCTCTGAGAGGCGGTTTGGATTTTCCTTCTTATGATAATCAAACCAAATTTATCGATTATAAATACAATCTAAATCTTGGAACTTCTGTTGACTATTATTTCAACTGGATTGGATTAGGAATTGATTTCGATTATCTTAAAAATACCCCTAAAAACACTTACCCAACAGAAAATTTATACAACGGAACTATTCCACTTTCTAATATCAATTTAACTGAAAATAAAGTTGAACGATTGTTTCTTGGAGTTGGCCCCAACTTCCGGTATGTAATTAATGATAATCTGAGTTTAGCTTTCAAATTAAAAGGTGGAATTTCCAATATCAAAGGTGGTGAAACCTCATTAACAGCAAACAATTACAATCTTAATTTTCACAATGGGTACAATGGAAAAAATATCCTAACCGGAAAAGGACAGATTGAATTGAATTGGTTTTTCTCAGAATATGTTGGGGTGAATGTCGGCGGTTATTATATTCAGCATTTTAATGCTAATGACCAAGTTAAGAACAATTCTGTTGCGGGATACACTCCTTTCTCGGAAAACAATAATCAATACCACATCAATCCTTCGAATGTTGAAATCAGAAATAACAGTTTTGAACACGAGATTCATTCTGCAGGAGTTTTTGCCGGACTGACTTTTAGAATTCCAACTGTTGGTTCTGAACCCAATTATGGATTATCGGTTATTGCCCGAGATAAAGAAACGGGATTAATTCTCCCCGATACATTCGTAGAACTTTTTAAAAATGGGAAACGAGTTTATTTTGCAAGAACCAATTCGCAGGGTGTGGCTTTCTTTAAAAATATCAAACCAGATAACTATGAAATCAAAGGAAATCTTTATAACATTGATCTAATCTCCAATAAAGCTGACAAAGATGAATTCGTAAGGAACTCGACAATCAAGAAAGAGATATCAACCGATGCTGAAATGTTCTTTGTGAAAGGTCAAGTGAATATTTGCAATTCTAAAAACCCTTTGCGAGATGTAACTGTCGTTATAAAAAACAATGAAACTGAAATCTATCACGAAATAAAAACAGATGTTGATGGAAAATTCTATTTCAAAGCAGATAAGAATTCGACTTATAATATTTATGGTAAAAAAGGAAATTATTTTTCCCAAACAGAAACTGTCACTTCTAAAAAAGTAGATAGAAGCAATACACTTTTCCTAAATCTTCAGGTTTGTATGGAAGAAACAACTTGTGGAAAGCCAATTAATCTAAAGAATATCCATTATGATTTGGATAAATATTTTATCCATGAAGATGCAAAAGCTGAGCTTAACAAATTGGTTCAGTTTATGAAAGATAATCCAAAAATCAATGTTGAATTATCTTCCCATACAGACTCGCGAGCTTCTGATGATTATAATAAGACGCTTTCTCAGAATCGTGCCAATGCAGCAGTAGATTATCTGGTTTCGAAAGGAATTAATAAATCGCGATTAAAACCAATTGGCTACGGAGAAACAAAACTTCTTAATAAATGTAGTAATGGTATAGATTGTGCAGAATCGCAGCATCAGTTAAACAGAAGAACAGAGATGAAGGTTATTTGTCCTTGA
- the rmuC gene encoding DNA recombination protein RmuC — MEIIYVFVGGFVGGIIVFLLMKSMSVSKKTVETLNEQLIRSQENENHYQQKIDELKFSNSDLTKEISIIQRSKEELLFTNAELNAHYKNLQDHLENQKDEFLKIQETTRLQFEKTANQILEEKSEKFTQLNQNQLKTILEPFQEKINELKNTVNETYDKEAKERFSLGEKVRELKDLNQQISEDAKQLTRALKGESKTQGNWGEMILESILEKSGLRKNQEYFLEHELKDENNKAIFSEFSGKKMRPDAVVKYPDNRNVIIDSKVSLTAFVEMTDETNPELFTQKQNLHLQSVKNHINQLSQKAYDDFDKSLDFVMMFIPSEAAYIAALQAEPNLWNFAYDKRILLLSPTNLITSLKLIQDLWKREHQNRNAMEIAERGAKLYDKFVGFVDNLERIGKNIDQAKNSYNDAFKQLSSGNDNLIVQTQKLKNLGIKNKKNLPQGLGEEDL, encoded by the coding sequence ATGGAGATTATTTATGTATTTGTTGGAGGATTCGTCGGAGGAATTATTGTTTTTCTTTTGATGAAATCTATGTCTGTGAGTAAAAAAACAGTTGAAACTCTGAATGAACAATTGATCCGTTCACAGGAGAATGAGAATCATTATCAACAGAAAATTGATGAATTAAAATTTTCAAATTCTGATTTAACTAAAGAAATTTCCATCATCCAAAGAAGTAAAGAGGAATTACTTTTTACCAACGCAGAACTGAATGCGCATTATAAAAACCTGCAAGACCACCTTGAAAATCAAAAGGATGAATTTCTAAAAATTCAGGAAACCACTCGTCTACAATTTGAGAAAACTGCTAATCAGATTTTGGAAGAAAAGTCTGAGAAATTCACGCAACTTAATCAAAATCAGCTAAAAACTATTCTCGAGCCTTTTCAGGAAAAAATCAATGAACTGAAAAATACAGTGAATGAGACTTACGATAAGGAAGCAAAAGAGCGTTTTTCTCTTGGTGAGAAAGTTCGTGAACTGAAAGACCTCAACCAACAGATTTCTGAAGATGCCAAACAATTAACCAGAGCTTTGAAAGGTGAAAGCAAAACGCAGGGAAATTGGGGCGAAATGATTCTGGAAAGTATTTTGGAGAAATCAGGACTTAGAAAAAATCAGGAATACTTCTTAGAACACGAGTTGAAAGACGAAAATAATAAAGCTATTTTTTCCGAATTTTCCGGCAAGAAAATGCGTCCGGATGCTGTTGTAAAATATCCTGATAATAGAAATGTCATTATCGATAGCAAAGTTTCTCTCACAGCATTTGTTGAAATGACGGATGAAACTAATCCTGAACTTTTCACTCAAAAACAAAATCTACATCTTCAATCTGTGAAAAATCACATCAATCAATTGAGTCAGAAAGCTTATGATGATTTTGATAAAAGTCTGGATTTTGTGATGATGTTCATCCCGAGTGAAGCAGCTTACATTGCGGCTTTGCAGGCTGAACCAAACCTTTGGAATTTTGCTTACGACAAAAGAATCCTTTTATTAAGTCCGACTAATTTGATTACTTCTCTCAAGTTGATTCAGGATCTTTGGAAACGCGAACATCAAAATAGAAATGCAATGGAAATTGCGGAAAGAGGAGCGAAATTGTATGATAAATTCGTTGGGTTTGTTGATAATCTGGAACGTATTGGAAAGAATATAGACCAAGCAAAGAATTCATACAATGATGCTTTCAAACAGTTGAGTTCGGGAAATGATAATTTGATTGTTCAAACTCAGAAGTTGAAAAATTTGGGGATTAAGAACAAAAAAAATCTTCCTCAGGGTTTGGGTGAGGAAGATTTGTAG
- a CDS encoding polyphosphate kinase 2 family protein, producing the protein MDYNFSDDFLIKENSKFEIKKHNTSYKGKISKDEAKELLEIEKEKLRLLQEKLYADGSQSLLIVLQAMDAAGKDSLIEHVFGGVNPQGCEVTSFKGPSSKEYSHDFIWRHYLALPAKGKIGIFNRSHYESVLVCKVHPEYNLSEKVWTDVKQFDKKFWENRYESIRNFEKHLANNGTKIVKIFLNVSKEEQKQRFLDRIDEDDKNWKFSAADITERGFWEDYQKAYEEAIDETSTDSAPWFVIPADQKWFSRVAAIQIIIDAMEEMNLKFPEVSEKDKNELAESKTKLESEK; encoded by the coding sequence ATGGATTACAATTTTTCAGACGATTTTTTGATCAAAGAAAATTCAAAATTCGAAATCAAAAAACATAATACAAGCTATAAAGGAAAAATCAGTAAAGACGAAGCAAAAGAACTTCTCGAAATTGAAAAAGAAAAACTTCGTTTGTTGCAGGAAAAATTATACGCAGACGGAAGTCAATCTTTGCTAATTGTTCTTCAAGCGATGGATGCGGCAGGAAAAGACAGTTTGATAGAACATGTTTTCGGTGGTGTGAATCCGCAAGGTTGTGAAGTAACAAGTTTCAAAGGTCCAAGTTCAAAAGAATATTCTCACGATTTTATTTGGCGCCATTATCTAGCACTTCCGGCAAAAGGAAAAATCGGAATTTTTAACCGTTCTCATTACGAAAGTGTTTTGGTTTGTAAGGTTCATCCAGAATATAACCTCAGTGAAAAAGTATGGACAGATGTAAAACAATTTGATAAAAAATTCTGGGAAAACCGCTATGAAAGTATCCGAAATTTTGAAAAGCATTTGGCAAATAACGGAACCAAAATTGTCAAAATTTTCCTGAATGTTTCTAAAGAAGAACAAAAGCAACGTTTCCTTGACAGAATCGATGAGGATGATAAAAATTGGAAATTCTCTGCTGCCGATATTACCGAACGTGGATTTTGGGAAGATTATCAGAAAGCTTATGAGGAAGCTATCGATGAAACCTCAACAGATTCTGCGCCCTGGTTTGTGATTCCGGCTGACCAGAAATGGTTTTCGAGAGTTGCTGCTATTCAAATCATCATTGATGCGATGGAAGAAATGAATTTAAAATTCCCGGAAGTTTCTGAAAAAGATAAAAACGAATTAGCTGAGTCAAAAACAAAACTGGAAAGTGAAAAATAA
- a CDS encoding alkaline phosphatase family protein, whose translation MKKLLVFLQLFLSLTVFAQKEIIDTAQIIVPNRFNSAEAMQKPYVIMISTDGFRSDYIKKYNAENLLKLSNQGVKAKAMLPSYPSITFPNHWTLITGLYPSHHGLIDNFFYDYKRKEPYAMSNRKNAEDGSWYGGIPLWSLAEKQNMVSASLQWVGSASDAGGIRPTYYYPYHEKFSPSEKVNKVINWLKLPEEKRPHFISLYFPEVDGAGHHYGPETKETESAVHLIDNAIGELVQKVNDLGLKNVNFIFVSDHGMIKVDGNDPLEIPSVLLDTNRFDYYNSYTLLRIYVKNPNEIKAVYKELKANKADNYEVYLDKKLPKYLHFATKDDKYGRIGQIILIPKAPKIFLEKGKRISVGKHGYDPRVVPEMKATFFAWGPAFKNDLVIDEFENINVYPLAAEVLGLKIDEKIDGKLKVLKPILKSKK comes from the coding sequence ATGAAGAAGCTATTAGTATTTCTACAGCTATTTTTATCATTAACGGTATTCGCACAGAAAGAAATTATAGATACAGCTCAAATCATCGTTCCAAATCGGTTCAATAGTGCAGAAGCAATGCAGAAACCTTATGTAATTATGATTTCTACAGATGGTTTCCGGAGTGATTATATTAAGAAATACAATGCAGAGAATCTTCTGAAACTTTCCAACCAAGGTGTAAAGGCAAAAGCAATGCTTCCAAGTTATCCAAGCATTACTTTTCCCAATCATTGGACTTTGATTACAGGTTTATATCCTTCTCATCACGGTCTCATTGATAACTTTTTCTACGATTATAAAAGAAAAGAACCTTATGCAATGAGCAATCGAAAGAATGCAGAAGATGGCTCTTGGTATGGCGGCATTCCTTTGTGGAGTCTGGCAGAGAAACAAAATATGGTGAGTGCTTCTTTACAATGGGTAGGTTCTGCAAGCGATGCAGGCGGAATTAGACCAACTTACTATTATCCTTATCACGAGAAATTTTCGCCATCTGAAAAAGTCAATAAAGTGATTAATTGGTTGAAGCTTCCGGAAGAGAAACGTCCGCATTTTATCTCATTATATTTTCCTGAAGTGGATGGTGCAGGACATCATTACGGACCAGAAACAAAGGAAACTGAATCTGCTGTTCATTTGATTGATAATGCTATTGGAGAATTGGTCCAAAAAGTTAATGATTTAGGATTGAAAAATGTCAACTTTATTTTTGTTTCAGATCACGGTATGATAAAGGTAGATGGAAATGATCCACTTGAGATTCCTTCTGTTTTATTGGATACAAACAGATTTGATTATTATAATTCTTATACTTTGCTAAGAATTTATGTTAAAAATCCTAATGAAATCAAAGCTGTTTATAAGGAATTAAAAGCTAATAAAGCTGATAATTATGAAGTTTATCTGGATAAGAAGTTACCGAAATACCTTCATTTCGCAACCAAAGATGATAAATATGGGAGAATCGGACAGATTATATTAATTCCAAAAGCGCCTAAAATATTCTTAGAAAAAGGAAAAAGAATATCAGTCGGAAAGCACGGATACGACCCACGAGTTGTTCCTGAAATGAAAGCCACTTTCTTCGCTTGGGGACCAGCGTTCAAGAATGATTTGGTAATTGATGAGTTTGAGAATATTAATGTTTATCCTTTGGCCGCTGAAGTTTTAGGATTGAAAATAGATGAGAAGATTGATGGAAAACTGAAGGTTCTTAAACCTATTTTGAAGTCAAAAAAGTAG
- a CDS encoding NAD(P)-dependent alcohol dehydrogenase: MKTSTIKAFGTQAAENDLELLTIERREVQPKDIEIDIYYCGVCHSDLHTARNDWGGTVYPAVPGHEIVGKVLQVGSDVTKFKIGDLVAVGCMVDSCRTCHSCEQDLEQFCEKGFTGTYNGKDKYFEETRTFGGYSESVVVDEHFVLRLPENLDMAAAAPLLCAGITTWSPLKHWNVTENSKVAVVGLGGLGHMAIKLAKGLGAEVTLFSRTPGKTEDAKALGTDHVVISTDEEQMKSVFNKFDLIIDTVPYEHDINPYMQTLAVNGTLVLVGFIGEFENDAVSTRPMIYKRRSVAGSLIGGIKETQEMLDFCGEKNIVSEIEIINIQDINDAYERMLKSDVKYRFVIDMKSLKN, translated from the coding sequence ATGAAAACAAGTACAATAAAAGCTTTCGGAACACAAGCTGCAGAAAATGATCTGGAATTATTAACCATAGAAAGGAGAGAAGTTCAGCCAAAAGACATAGAAATTGACATCTATTATTGTGGCGTTTGCCATTCGGATCTTCATACGGCGAGAAACGATTGGGGCGGAACGGTTTATCCTGCAGTTCCCGGTCACGAGATTGTTGGAAAAGTATTGCAAGTCGGAAGTGATGTTACAAAATTCAAAATCGGGGATCTTGTTGCCGTAGGATGTATGGTGGATTCTTGCAGAACTTGCCATAGCTGCGAACAGGATTTGGAACAATTCTGTGAAAAAGGATTTACGGGAACTTACAATGGAAAAGATAAATACTTCGAAGAAACCAGAACATTCGGGGGTTATTCTGAGTCTGTGGTTGTTGATGAACATTTTGTTTTAAGACTTCCTGAGAATCTGGATATGGCTGCTGCCGCACCGCTACTTTGTGCAGGGATTACGACTTGGTCTCCTCTTAAACACTGGAACGTGACAGAAAATTCTAAAGTTGCAGTTGTTGGCTTGGGCGGTTTGGGGCATATGGCAATCAAATTAGCAAAAGGTTTGGGTGCAGAAGTTACTCTATTCTCCAGAACTCCGGGGAAAACAGAAGATGCTAAAGCACTTGGAACAGACCACGTTGTTATTTCTACAGACGAAGAGCAGATGAAATCCGTTTTCAATAAGTTTGATTTGATTATCGATACTGTTCCTTATGAGCACGATATCAACCCTTATATGCAGACTTTGGCTGTCAACGGAACTTTAGTTCTAGTTGGCTTCATTGGTGAATTTGAGAATGATGCTGTAAGTACAAGACCTATGATCTACAAAAGACGTTCTGTAGCTGGCTCATTAATTGGAGGAATCAAAGAAACTCAGGAGATGCTGGATTTCTGTGGCGAAAAGAACATTGTTTCTGAAATCGAGATCATCAATATCCAGGACATCAATGATGCTTACGAAAGAATGCTGAAGAGTGATGTGAAATACCGATTTGTCATCGATATGAAGAGTTTGAAGAATTAA
- the hemB gene encoding porphobilinogen synthase: MKMISRNRRLRTNDSIRSLVRETTLTTNDLVLPMFVMEGNNKKEAISSMPGVFRQSLDLTVQTVKENYDLGIKAVNLYMKVSDALKDNTGKESWNPNGLMQNTIKAIKDAVPGVVIIPDVALDPYSIYGHDGIIKNGKIDNDSTVEALVKMGISLAEAGADILAPSDMMDGRVLAMREGLEENGFTDVGILSYAAKYASAFYGPFRSALDSAPVDAQEIPADKKTYQMDFHNSREAIDEALRDVEEGADIIMIKPGMPYLDIVSKIRELITQPIAVYQVSGEYAMLKAAAQNGWLDNDKVLIESLTSIKRAGADMIFTYAAPEVAKLLNQ; encoded by the coding sequence ATCAAGATGATTTCAAGAAACAGAAGACTAAGAACCAACGATTCCATAAGAAGTCTTGTTCGTGAAACAACCCTTACAACAAACGATTTGGTGTTGCCTATGTTTGTTATGGAGGGTAATAACAAAAAAGAAGCCATTTCCTCAATGCCAGGCGTTTTTAGGCAAAGTTTAGATTTAACAGTGCAAACTGTTAAAGAAAATTATGATTTGGGAATAAAAGCGGTCAATCTTTATATGAAGGTTTCCGATGCTCTAAAAGACAATACAGGAAAAGAGTCTTGGAATCCAAACGGGCTAATGCAAAATACCATAAAAGCTATCAAAGATGCAGTTCCCGGAGTTGTAATAATTCCGGATGTAGCATTGGATCCTTATTCTATTTATGGCCACGACGGAATTATAAAAAATGGCAAAATCGACAACGATTCTACAGTAGAGGCACTTGTAAAAATGGGAATTTCTTTGGCAGAAGCCGGAGCTGACATTTTGGCACCAAGTGATATGATGGATGGTCGTGTTTTGGCAATGCGAGAAGGTTTGGAGGAGAACGGATTTACGGATGTCGGGATTTTATCTTATGCGGCCAAATATGCAAGTGCTTTTTATGGACCTTTCAGAAGTGCCTTAGATAGTGCGCCGGTGGATGCTCAGGAAATTCCAGCTGACAAAAAAACTTACCAAATGGATTTTCATAATTCCCGCGAAGCTATCGATGAAGCTTTGAGAGACGTAGAAGAGGGAGCAGATATTATTATGATAAAGCCCGGAATGCCGTATCTGGATATAGTTTCCAAAATCCGTGAACTCATCACGCAACCCATTGCAGTTTATCAGGTAAGTGGAGAATATGCAATGTTGAAAGCTGCTGCACAGAATGGTTGGTTGGATAACGATAAAGTACTGATAGAAAGTTTAACCAGCATCAAACGTGCCGGAGCAGATATGATTTTTACTTACGCTGCACCAGAAGTTGCAAAGCTTTTGAATCAGTAA
- a CDS encoding T9SS type A sorting domain-containing protein, translated as MKKFLFFIIFTVVSVGFSGEMKAQSTRAFEGQKTDDGVLVAFPNPTKDVLVLKSKDNSAKIKTVTFFSILGVQVAEYVINNNNAELRLDKLRPGKYLMRYVLDDNTQKITQIIKQ; from the coding sequence ATGAAAAAATTTCTATTCTTTATTATATTTACGGTAGTTTCAGTTGGATTTTCGGGAGAAATGAAGGCGCAATCTACACGTGCATTTGAAGGACAAAAGACCGACGATGGTGTTTTGGTTGCCTTCCCTAATCCTACTAAGGATGTTTTGGTTCTAAAATCAAAGGATAATTCGGCGAAAATAAAAACAGTAACTTTTTTCTCTATTTTGGGAGTTCAGGTTGCTGAATATGTTATTAATAACAATAATGCAGAACTGAGATTGGACAAACTTCGTCCAGGTAAATATCTGATGAGATATGTATTGGATGACAATACTCAGAAAATCACTCAGATTATCAAACAGTAA